GGTGATGGTGCCGTACAGCATGTTGATCTGGTTGAAGAAATCCACCGCTAAAAGAAAGGGTTAATTATAAGGAATGTTCATGctcataacaacaacaaattaaagAGTGTCACTTTTCTTTACATACAGTGGTTGTATCTAGTCTTTTTATACAATGTAGACAGTTTGTGCCCTGcatttttagaaaacattatCTATAGCCATAAATGAATATGCTTAATAAGAAATCTAGCTGTTTTTCTCTCAATGTCGGTACATGTGTATGGCCTCCTGTATAATTAATGATGTGAATTCAACTAATTATGACCACATTTTTGCATATCCTGTGCATATGCTGCATTTTCACCTGTCCTTTCATTCTTATATTCTAAGATACAAGAGTCTTATCCTGACCAAATATttccaaacatgttttttggtaaaccgttgattatttttttgtttcaaataatTCTGCTGTTACTACCACTGCTTACTTTGTAAACAATCTTAATTCTGTGACCAATAATTCACCAACttggttgtgtgtgttagtttgaCCATACTTCTCGTCTTTTACCACTTGGTGATGCACATTTTCAACATCTGCACATGGCTAATTTACGTTTAGAAATGTAAAAGGGTAGTTTGTGCACTGAGTGACGTTTTCTATAAATAGGTTTATTGTCTTCATCCACTCACTGTTGACTGCAATCCACTCATTGAGATCCTCTCCCTCTGGCAGCATGACCGCCTGCCTCAAGTTCCCACTGCCAAGTGTTGCCTCAGCGTGTTTCAGCAGCTCATACTGGTGGGAGCCCTCTGGGATGTTCTTCTTCGGCTTGAAGGTCTTGGATGAGCGACTGCCACTGCAAAGAAACAAACGTGGAGCTAAGCAACTGTCTGTACtgtgacctttttaaaaaggtacgCGTGGGAGTAGATGCTCCTCTTGGGCCTTCATATGTGAGGATCCTTCCTGTCTGGTTTGAGcaatcagcagctgctgcaggaagacATAACACCTGTGAACTTGATGCTGAGGCGATACTCGTGGTTTGTAATCGCTGCCACATTTGTCATGCCAACTTGTTTTGGCCCGTTTTCGTTGTGGCAGAAATATGACTGTACAATCTGTGTCATGTATATAAAGTTATGGTGATTACCCACTTGGTGCAACAGACAGGAAATGCAACAGTATCATTGTAAACAACGGAACAGTTAATTGCATTGCTCGTCGTTTTAGCAGACAGCAAAGGTGTGGACGATGACTAATGTTAACATGTCTAGTCTTATATGACTAACTACACGAAAACATGATAATCTAAGCTAATTTGGCAAATCAACCGTAAGATAGCAATTAATCACCAGGCTAGCCAAGTTACAACGtaactactttaaaaaaaaagttacagttGGCGAGTGCTGGGAACCTATAAATAAACACAGCTCACAGATACTGTTACGACGACAAATGATAACCCTATGTAAGAAAAGGCCGTTTAAGTTTAACCTAAACTTATTAGGACTACAATGCAGTTAGTTAGCTGGCTTGTTTTCTGTAACGGTGTCTTATTTTAACGCCAGTTACTTCCCTTGATAGAACTTCGTAGAAGCGTAGCTAACGTTAACCGCAAGCTCCGGCTGAAACTTAGCAAGCGACTGCTAACTTTACTTACAACAGGAAGCTCATCTTGGCGGAGCAGTCGTCGGAGAGCCTCGATTACAGCTCCTAACACTGGTTTAgtaaacagaaatgtgttttaaaattatatacTTGGAGCCGCTTATCAGCGATGCCTGCTAACAGTTAGGCTAACATGAACTGCACCCACAGTGGCTCTTCCTCTATCggctctcagcagcagcagcccggCAGGCAGATTGTCGCCCCCTCCCGGCTGCATGCAGCTACTACAACTCTCCACACAGGTTTATAATGAACTTGTGACTTTCTGTCCGATAATATACTTATATCACTCCTTAGAATTTAGCTTAGTGGTGTAACTAATCTAATCTAGGAACAGTCAGACACACTCTTTTAATACTGAAACCACCTTTATCTGTTGCACACATTTTGTAACCcaatattttttgttaaaatgcatttgttgACATGTATCTTGACATGACATGTCAAGTGTAAGTGCATCTGAGCCAAAATGTAGGTCTATTCATAGACTGGGAGCAActcatagatagatagatagatagatagatagatagatagatagatagatactacatctcagagggaatattgtagcctactttttactccactatgtttattTGACAGATTGTTGCTAGTTACTTTATAAATAGGTTAAAAAGTTCACAACagtatatataaagtagttaaaattagcttaaTCTCGACCAGCTAAATGCTGCTTCTACGTTAATGTAGGCCTGTGTCATTAAtgataatccaataatatataataatataactctGACAGTGGCCACTCAGCCTGAATAAtaagtgcttttacttttgatacttcaagtGTATTTTGCTGACagtatttctttacttttacttatattTTGAACACAATGCGtaatggagttttttttttgtttgtttgtttgttgttgttgttttttttacaatttatgATTACTACTTTtgcttaaattaaaaatgtgaataattCTTAGTAAAATATCtacatacatttactcaagtactgtacttaagtacaattctgaggtacttgtactttacttataCTTTCATTGTAATCTACCCAATACTTCACtaccactacatttcagagagaatttgttttattgtactCCACTGCAATTATTTTACAAGTACTTTGTAGATTGAACATGGAAATGCCGCTTTAAAAAACTGACACGAACAATTCTGTCCGCACAATAACTACGTTTTTACttattaaagtatttttggCTGATACTTGTACTTGTGACTTGTACTAGTGACGGCAGCAGATAACAGTGACGCAGGCCCCATGCGGAAGAGGGAGGGGCTTCCaagcctctctgcctgtctgcctctcttcctccttcacaGACCCGTCTTCACCCACGGTTGGCGGTGGTGTTTTGTTGCGTAACGGGCCGTGGTGTCTCCTCAACTCTCAGCCGGTCAGAATGGCAGCGGTCAGGACTCTCAGGAAACTGTGCCAACACTCCCAGCATCAAGTCTGTAAAGTGCACACGTCCGCCTCGAGGTGAGTGCGCCCACTAGCTCTGAAATCTGGTTTGATTTGGGTACATTCAATACCACTTTTACGACGTGTTTGGCGCTCTTCTTGACAAAATGAGAAGATATGTCTcttcaatacatttctttattgGTCGGCCTTCTGTAATATAGTATGTGCGTGGATACCGTCGTgcgtttattattatttatattatttatttgaactaAATGTCCGCAGTTGGGCACATTCTGGTGCGCCCCTAACGTCGTGCCGGTAACATTGCAGCGACAGGCTGGCTGATGAAATCGGTCTGAATGCTTGCACCCGGTGACTTCAGGAGCCAGGTTTCAGCTGGAGGCCGAGGTGTGGGTATGCACACAAGGAAGAGATATGTATTAAGGCCATTCTGTCCTGGATGACATGCGATCATTTAAAATAGCAGAACTAATGGATGGTAAATCGTCTCTGAGAGGACATGCCATCATACAGATGGCAAATTAGCAGCCCGTGCAAGCATTTATTGGAAACGTGCTGAGTGCAGCATGACTGATATACATGTAACTTAATGAACTAATGTTGCACACACGCCTTAAAAACCCAGACCTCGTGTGTCCCCTGCACGTgatctgcagctccagaggcacaAGATGGATCATTTGACACCTATGTCATGTAATGCATGAGTTATTACCATATATCACAACATAGATATAACTTTAAGGCACTttcatttatataaaacatttccttACACATCAACTCAACAGGCTTTACCTTAAAATGCATACAGCAACAAGTAACATGTACAGAAGAATAAAATAGATGAAATAGAAtagaagaaaaacatacaaaaagacAACTCTCCTCTGAGATGGTTCTGatttaacattatttaacatgGCTTTGTGGCCATACATTTGAAAAGAGAGATTTTCTCCTCAGTACACCGGCTTTAAACTTGTATGAGGCTGAAGAGCTGTTTGCTGCCCTGTAATCTTGACACACTTTCTCTGGGACCTGGTACACTGGCCCCATGGTCTCACCCCATTTTGCCCAAAGATGTGATACTTTTCTGTGTGGTTTAATTAGTTTTGGCAGAATAAAAGGGTGGTTACATCACTGTTGATGGCTCATTAATCTTCAGTTATTAGTTACAGCTCTCTTTGTTGTTATATAACAGATAACCATCTTGGAGTTTTTGAAATTTGGACAAAGCAGCAGAAAAGGTCAACCCAGTTTGTACAGTCATACAGTGAAGAaggttttttcagttttgaccatCAGCTGTCCCTGACTGTACTTGGTGATTAGATGCTCGTAAAAAGCTGCTCTCCTTTGACTTCTCTTACTTGTTTCTACCAATTGACACCGACTCTGGGATTTCAAATACTGTGACACTACAGTACAAGTGCTCATAAAGCTCACTTCTTATATGGCTCCATCAGGTGGAGACGTGCTGTGTCTAATTTTGGAGGCTGGAATTGGTGCTTACCCAGGCTCATTTGATTACCGGTTTCTAGTATCTCAAGCCCTGTTCAATGGCAATGAAAAAGACCATGTCCAGTAGATAAGTGGGTTTAGATTAGTACTGTAAAGATTATTCAGAAAGTTGAAAGAATGTTAAATTATTAGCttggttttctttgtttatatAGTTACTTTTTTTGTGGCTTGTGATCATATTAATGTCataaattaatgacattttccaATAAAGCTTGTGACACCTGTGTTGGTCGTTTGTTATAATTTTTGACATTATATATACTAAACAAGTAAGTAATTCATTGAAAAATTATAGTGAATaaagtagttagttgcagccctagattgAACGACAAACTTACCTAATTTCTTTGTCTGAATAACAGCAGAATCACAGCTTGTTAAAATGTAAGTTATCAACTGTTTGTCCTCTGACTCCAGTGTTTTTACTTGCTCTCAACTCTCAGACAGGAGGCGGTGGTCATCTCAGGAAAGAAACTAGCACGGCAGATTCGGGAGGAGGCCCGGGGCGACGTGGAGAAATGGGTTTCAGCCGGCCACAGGAGACCCCATCTGAGTGTGGTTCTGGTAGGAGACAACCCAGCCAGTCACTCCTACGTCCTGAATAAGACTCGAGCTGCAGCTGATGTCGGTAAGAAAAAACACCCACAGGTCTCATACGCACGTGTAAACACAATTATTCTACAATATAACAACTAAAGAGCCAGTGCCTGCGTTTTTAGTTGTTTTCTCACTTCATCCTCCCACAGGAATCTCTAGTGAGACAATTCTCAAGCATTCAGACATCACTGAGGAGGAGTTATTGGACCTGATCTACAAACTCAACACAGACCCTCGTGTGGACGGCCTGCTGGTCCAGCTGCCTTTGCCAGGTACACAGAAACTGGAACAGTGGAATAGAAAGATTGATGATGAGTATAGAGAAGTGTGCATCTGCAGAGTGGCTGCTTTGTGTCATGGTATttgtgtgacatcactgataTTACAGCTGAGTGCAAGTATCGTTCAGCACGTACGTCAGCACAAAAATGCCAACCTGCATACTGTCTCTGTTAGGaatgttttttatcattaaaggCAAAACACCTATATATGCTTAAATAAGTTGCATTTGTAACCTTTTACGAACTCATCTGTCAACGTTTGCAGTTGTCCTGACTGTaacttgtctttgttttctgacaGACCACATTGATGAGCGCGCAGTCTGTAATGCAGTTGCCCCTACGAAGGACGTGGACGGCTTCCACGTAGTTAATGTGGGCCGCATGTGCCTGGATCAATCCACCATGCTTCCTGCCACTCCCTGGGGAGTCTGGGAAATTATTAAACGTACAGGTAACAGGAGTGACCACTTACTTCCTCTTAGGGCTGAAATGCTGCTGAACAAACCATCTAAACTAACCATCCTGATTCTCGTCTTCCAGGTATTCCTACACTTGGGAAGAATGTCGTGGTTGCAGGACGCTCCAAGAATGTGGGCATGCCCATTGCCATGTTACTGCATACAGACGGCCGTCATGAGAGGCCCGGAGGTTGGTTATAGTGCATGTGggtttatctgtgtgttttaagATAGAGGGTTTAAGTATATGGTATAAGTACTAAACGTTATTTCTTTTGCAGGTGATGCCACGGTCACCATTTCTCACCGTTACACTCCAAAGGAGCAACTTCGCCAGCACACTAAAATCGCTGATATCATTGTGGC
This sequence is a window from Siniperca chuatsi isolate FFG_IHB_CAS linkage group LG5, ASM2008510v1, whole genome shotgun sequence. Protein-coding genes within it:
- the mthfd2 gene encoding bifunctional methylenetetrahydrofolate dehydrogenase/cyclohydrolase, mitochondrial, with the protein product MAAVRTLRKLCQHSQHQVCKVHTSASRQEAVVISGKKLARQIREEARGDVEKWVSAGHRRPHLSVVLVGDNPASHSYVLNKTRAAADVGISSETILKHSDITEEELLDLIYKLNTDPRVDGLLVQLPLPDHIDERAVCNAVAPTKDVDGFHVVNVGRMCLDQSTMLPATPWGVWEIIKRTGIPTLGKNVVVAGRSKNVGMPIAMLLHTDGRHERPGGDATVTISHRYTPKEQLRQHTKIADIIVAAAGIPNLITADMIKEGAAVIDVGINRVQDPVTGKSRLVGDVDFEAVRQKAGFITPVPGGVGPMTVAMLMKNTVKAAKNVLLYPPERIRMAAAS